The Desulfococcus multivorans DNA window CCTGTCCATAAGAACACCTTCCGTGTTTTGGGGCGTTATGGTCACGTCTCCGGAGAACATCTTCCCAACCCACTGGATCATCTCAGCCGGCTTTTTCGGCCGCAGCACCATGACGGCGGATTCATGCCAGAGCCTTTCCGAAGGTACGCGCAGGGATGCCGGGTCCGGCCGCATGACGGCCATGACCGCAAGGTCTCCGAAGAGGATGTCGAACCAGGGACTGTCGACGCTCGCCTTGAGCAGGGATTGAAGCCGACTCACCCGCTCGATTTCTTCAGGATCGGCGTTGAAGGCGCCCATGCACGCCGGCAGGTCGATTCCTGAAAAAGCCTGACCCAGGGGACCGGCCCTGAACGCATCCACGCTTTCCTTCAGGTGGACCGCCTCGATCATCACCAGGGTATCCTCGGGCAACAGCTCCGCCGGCTGAATATCGGGGGCCGTCGGTCGATTCAAATACCAGACGACACCGCCTCCGGCAGCAACGGCCAGCAAAACAACGATCACGATGGTTTTTTTCATTCAAGCGCTCCATATGGGATTTTCATCGGGGTGGTACCTGAGGCATTATGCGCATACGACATCGACTGCCGCTCACGAAGGCATGGATAGATGGACATCCGGGGATGGGGTGATTGCAGTGACTACTGGGTTTGATTTTCGGCCGTCTTCGCTTCCCTGAGCCTGTTTTCCCAATAGGTCCTGAAATCGGCCGCATATTTCCGGACCCAATCGAAAACGGCTTCGTTGCCCAGGTCTCTCATCGCCTTTTCCGATTCAATCCACTTGTGCTTGAGGATCTCATCGACCTGCAGATGAAGGATCATTTCCCGACTCAATTGTTGCATATTGTTCATTGTGGTTTTCCGCCTGCAATTCTGGTGTCGTTTCGCTACACTTTTCCATCGGTTATATTAATGGGTTGCGGTTCCGATGTCAATGGCCGGGGAAAAAAATCATTGTGCATCGACGGGCAGCAGCCCCGGAATCCGTTTACATCGACGGCCGGCTATGCCTCCCCCTTTTTCTCCCGTTCCTCCAGCACACAGTATATCCCCCGGCCTTTCATCGCCGGCCTGAAGCAGAGGTTGTCCGACCGGCATGCCGCCATGGCGGTGTCTCCGGACCGCCAGCGCCGGATCAACTCCGGCTCGCGAATCAGCGGCCGGCTCATGGCAATGTAATCGGTCTGGGATGAGGCGACCAGTTGCTCCGCCGTCGCCAGGGACCGGATGCCGCCCACCAGAATCAGGGGCGTCCTGATATGAGCCTTGTAATCCCCGGCGGCATCCCGGTAAAAGACCTGCCGGTCGGGGGTGTCGAAGTTGCCGGGCCTGACCGGGGTGTATCTGCCCGAATAGCGGGTGCCGCCGCTGAGTTCGACGGCATCGATTCCTGCCTGTTCGAGCATCCGGCAAACCGCCGTCATGTCCTGTCGGCTGAAGCCGCCCTCGACAAAATCCTCCGAATTCAGCTTGATGAGCACCGGAAAGGTCTTGCCGACGGCTGCGCGAACGCGATCCAGGATCTCGAGCACGATGCGGGCGCGGTTTTCGATGTCGCCGCCGTAAAGGTCCTGACGCCGGTTGTAAAAGGGCGACAGAAACTGGCTGAGCAGGTATCCGTG harbors:
- a CDS encoding NADH:flavin oxidoreductase, with amino-acid sequence MSGLFETTRLGSLTLENRFVRSATWEGMADDDGACTPRLIDLMTRLADGGVGLIITGHTYVSREGLAGPKQMGIHDDGMLPGLTRMASAVHARNGRIVVQLAHAGIHAAAELSGLPAMGPSVLQGEKFPVCLEMTEADIAAVVDDFAAGAARAQKAGFDGVQLHAAHGYLLSQFLSPFYNRRQDLYGGDIENRARIVLEILDRVRAAVGKTFPVLIKLNSEDFVEGGFSRQDMTAVCRMLEQAGIDAVELSGGTRYSGRYTPVRPGNFDTPDRQVFYRDAAGDYKAHIRTPLILVGGIRSLATAEQLVASSQTDYIAMSRPLIREPELIRRWRSGDTAMAACRSDNLCFRPAMKGRGIYCVLEEREKKGEA